In Deltaproteobacteria bacterium, one DNA window encodes the following:
- the gap gene encoding type I glyceraldehyde-3-phosphate dehydrogenase yields the protein MGLRIAINGFGRIGRNVTRAIVMGHNDIELIAANDMSSPDELARLLKYDSVHGTLPKDVRLDGQTIVVDGRKIKTLCIKEIPSLPWKELGVDIVIESTGLFRDRSDAGKHLEAGAKKVIISAPGKEVDATFVLGVNENTYQPAKHHVVSNASCTTNCLAPVAKVLNDSFGVVHGLMTTVHSYTMDQRLMDSIHKDPRRSRAAALSMIPTTTGAAKAVTLVIPELAGKLDGLAIRVPTPNVSIVDLVAELRREVTVDEVNGALKAAAEGPMKGLLLYSTEPLVSIDFNTTPYSSIVDAPLTKVIDKKMVKIMSWYDNEYGYSNRLVDLAVYMGKSL from the coding sequence ATGGGGTTAAGAATCGCTATCAACGGATTCGGCCGTATCGGCCGGAACGTGACGCGGGCTATTGTTATGGGTCATAATGACATCGAGCTGATTGCGGCCAATGATATGTCTTCGCCGGATGAACTCGCTCGATTGCTCAAATACGACAGTGTACATGGCACCTTGCCCAAAGACGTGCGCCTGGACGGTCAGACCATCGTGGTGGACGGGCGCAAGATCAAGACCCTTTGTATTAAAGAGATACCCAGCCTGCCCTGGAAAGAGCTGGGGGTGGATATCGTCATTGAATCCACGGGCCTGTTCCGGGACCGCTCCGACGCGGGCAAGCACCTGGAAGCCGGGGCGAAAAAGGTGATCATCTCAGCTCCCGGCAAAGAAGTGGACGCCACGTTCGTTCTTGGAGTCAACGAGAACACCTACCAGCCGGCGAAGCATCATGTGGTTTCGAATGCGTCCTGCACGACCAACTGCCTGGCCCCCGTCGCCAAGGTCCTGAACGACAGCTTCGGAGTGGTCCACGGTCTGATGACCACGGTGCATTCCTACACCATGGATCAACGATTGATGGATAGCATTCACAAGGATCCCCGTCGATCTAGAGCCGCTGCCTTGTCCATGATCCCCACCACCACTGGTGCGGCCAAGGCCGTAACGCTGGTAATCCCGGAATTGGCGGGAAAACTGGACGGCCTTGCCATTCGTGTTCCCACTCCCAATGTGTCCATTGTGGACCTGGTTGCCGAGTTAAGACGCGAGGTGACGGTGGATGAAGTGAACGGGGCTCTCAAGGCGGCCGCCGAAGGACCGATGAAAGGCCTCCTGCTGTACAGCACCGAACCCCTGGTGTCCATCGATTTCAACACCACACCCTATTCTTCCATAGTCGATGCGCCGTTAACCAAGGTGATTGACAAGAAAATGGTCAAAATCATGTCCTGGTACGACAATGAATACGGCTATTCCAACCGTTTGGTGGACCTGGCCGTTTACATGGGCAAGTCGCTGTAA
- a CDS encoding PTS sugar transporter subunit IIC: MDRTHVVAPDAEVNPVDLLWLCLKLSTLGALLWLDRTHAFQVMISRPIVAAPFIGVLLGNPMDGLLVGVTVELLWTHHLPMGSATPPDETAFAILATSTGILGLETETALAHADLMYGFAVFLPVAYLYRRVDLRLKETNSRFSRQAEKALEARRLKMLARLNWGGLGLAYGSVFALLFVTSLAGLSFISATFPLLPHFLLKPLHFMAFLVPLVGVASVMSSARGFKDMAVLILAFGLFIYILR, from the coding sequence ATGGATCGAACACACGTCGTTGCGCCCGACGCCGAGGTGAACCCCGTGGATTTGCTGTGGCTCTGTCTCAAGTTAAGCACCCTGGGCGCCCTGCTATGGTTGGATCGCACCCATGCCTTTCAGGTTATGATAAGCCGTCCGATTGTAGCCGCTCCCTTTATAGGCGTTCTTCTCGGAAATCCCATGGACGGGTTGCTGGTAGGTGTAACGGTGGAACTCTTATGGACACACCACCTTCCGATGGGAAGCGCCACACCGCCCGACGAAACGGCTTTCGCCATACTCGCCACGTCCACGGGCATCCTGGGCCTGGAGACGGAAACCGCCCTCGCTCACGCAGACTTGATGTACGGTTTCGCCGTATTTCTGCCCGTTGCCTACTTGTATCGCCGCGTCGACCTTCGCTTGAAGGAAACCAACAGCCGATTCTCCCGGCAGGCCGAAAAGGCTCTTGAGGCTCGCCGACTGAAAATGCTCGCTCGGCTGAATTGGGGCGGACTCGGCCTGGCGTATGGTTCCGTCTTCGCTCTTCTGTTTGTAACGAGCCTGGCCGGCTTGAGCTTCATTTCCGCCACATTCCCCTTGCTTCCCCATTTCCTGCTGAAACCCCTTCATTTCATGGCTTTTCTCGTTCCTCTGGTGGGCGTGGCCTCCGTTATGAGTTCCGCCCGAGGATTCAAAGACATGGCCGTTCTCATTCTGGCGTTTGGCTTGTTTATCTATATTCTCCGATAG
- a CDS encoding PTS sugar transporter subunit IIB yields MSLVLVRIDCRLIHGQVLETWVPHVRSDCVLVADDQLASNELQKTILCMSVPGKIHLEIDTVETLVRKLLANRWEKNRVLLLFSDCQGAQRAFSMGLHFTSINLGNVHFEEGCRQVTPSVALSRNDLTCLRELSASGVQVECRAVPNEKPFFLEDVLRIR; encoded by the coding sequence ATGTCCTTGGTGCTGGTCCGCATCGATTGTCGTCTCATCCACGGACAGGTGTTGGAAACCTGGGTTCCCCACGTCAGATCGGATTGCGTGCTGGTTGCGGACGACCAACTGGCCTCTAACGAGCTGCAGAAAACAATCCTCTGTATGTCCGTTCCCGGCAAAATTCATCTGGAAATCGATACGGTCGAAACGCTGGTCCGGAAACTGCTCGCAAACAGATGGGAAAAGAATCGGGTCCTGCTGCTGTTTTCAGACTGTCAGGGTGCGCAAAGGGCCTTTTCCATGGGGCTCCATTTTACCTCCATCAACCTGGGCAACGTCCATTTTGAGGAAGGCTGCCGGCAGGTGACTCCCAGCGTGGCGCTAAGCCGGAACGACTTGACGTGTTTGCGAGAGCTTTCGGCGTCGGGAGTACAGGTGGAATGCCGAGCCGTACCCAACGAGAAACCATTTTTTCTCGAAGACGTTCTCCGGATACGCTGA
- a CDS encoding PTS fructose transporter subunit IIA produces the protein MIGVLLVTHSRLGEELIKTAEFIVGRLAQSRSLSLDPGQSVESLRSQIQEAIRSVDDGDGVIILVDMLGGTPSNLSLSFLEQGQVEVITGANLPMLLKLSQRKEGMVLGNLAEEAMEAGLRSISLASKVLYQKPNQKQ, from the coding sequence ATGATTGGTGTATTGCTGGTAACTCACTCTCGCTTAGGAGAAGAGCTTATCAAGACCGCTGAATTTATCGTCGGAAGACTTGCGCAATCCCGCAGTCTGAGTCTGGATCCCGGCCAGAGCGTGGAATCCCTTCGGTCTCAGATCCAAGAAGCCATACGCTCGGTGGATGATGGTGACGGCGTTATCATTCTGGTGGACATGTTGGGTGGAACACCATCCAATCTGAGTCTTTCATTTCTGGAGCAGGGACAGGTGGAAGTGATCACGGGCGCAAACCTCCCCATGTTGCTGAAACTCTCCCAACGGAAGGAAGGCATGGTCCTCGGTAATCTTGCTGAAGAAGCCATGGAAGCCGGACTCCGCAGCATCTCCCTGGCCAGCAAGGTTTTGTATCAGAAGCCGAATCAAAAGCAATAG
- the rapZ gene encoding RNase adapter RapZ yields MNSTPIVIITGLSGSGKSTAIKALEDSGFFCIDNLPLVLLPKLLDLKTEFTKEELKLALVMDLREKEFSVRYHKTFESLRVQGYNIQILFLEASDECLIRRYSQTRRQHPLGFPGSLADNIRRERELLGDLRKTADRIIDTTHLTIHELREIIILHFTGAPSEERMRIDLLSFGYKFGIPSEADLVMDVRFLPNPFFIPDLKPKTGRDAEVFAFVMEQKETHTFLEKFSDLLLTLIPLYRREGKSYLTIAVGCTGGRHRSVAVAEALAEFLERNRVGVFLKHRDIDRE; encoded by the coding sequence ATGAACAGTACCCCGATTGTCATCATCACAGGGCTTTCAGGTTCCGGAAAAAGCACGGCCATCAAGGCATTGGAAGATTCCGGTTTTTTCTGCATCGATAACCTCCCTTTGGTCCTCTTACCGAAACTTCTCGATCTGAAGACCGAATTCACCAAGGAAGAACTCAAACTTGCGCTGGTCATGGATTTGCGCGAGAAAGAGTTTTCCGTCCGATATCATAAAACCTTCGAAAGCCTGCGGGTACAAGGCTACAATATCCAGATTTTGTTCCTGGAAGCCTCGGACGAATGTCTGATCCGCCGATACAGTCAAACCCGCCGGCAGCATCCTCTGGGATTCCCCGGTTCCCTGGCCGACAACATTCGCCGGGAACGGGAGCTGCTGGGTGACCTTCGCAAGACGGCCGATCGCATCATCGACACCACCCACCTTACCATTCATGAACTCCGCGAAATCATCATTCTTCATTTTACAGGCGCTCCGTCCGAGGAACGTATGCGCATCGATCTCCTGTCATTCGGCTATAAGTTCGGAATCCCATCCGAAGCCGACCTGGTCATGGACGTGCGTTTTCTGCCCAATCCTTTCTTCATACCCGATTTGAAACCTAAAACCGGACGTGATGCCGAGGTGTTCGCTTTCGTAATGGAACAGAAAGAGACCCACACGTTCCTCGAAAAATTTTCCGACCTGCTGTTGACCCTGATTCCTCTTTACCGTAGAGAGGGGAAATCGTATCTCACGATAGCCGTGGGGTGCACCGGAGGACGCCATCGCAGCGTCGCCGTAGCCGAGGCATTGGCTGAGTTCCTCGAGCGAAACAGAGTCGGCGTATTCTTGAAACATCGGGACATCGACAGGGAGTAG
- a CDS encoding PTS sugar transporter subunit IIA, translated as MNLTDLLTEQHIISHLTCRDKESVLRELVSVLVDPKTNVTEEVMFNVLTERERLGSTGIGNGVAIPHGKVKGIDRLLVSFGRSAQGVDFDSLDGKPANLFFVLLAPENSTGVHLKLLAKISKMLKEKEFRTGLMRASSGEDIFKLIKNRDREL; from the coding sequence ATGAACTTGACCGATTTATTAACAGAACAACATATTATCTCCCATCTGACCTGCAGGGATAAAGAGTCGGTTCTACGAGAGCTTGTGAGCGTTCTGGTCGATCCCAAGACGAACGTAACGGAGGAGGTGATGTTCAACGTGCTGACTGAAAGAGAGCGACTGGGCAGCACGGGCATCGGAAACGGGGTCGCCATACCTCATGGTAAAGTCAAGGGAATCGACCGGCTGCTCGTCTCCTTTGGACGAAGTGCCCAAGGCGTCGATTTCGACAGCCTCGATGGAAAGCCCGCCAATCTTTTTTTCGTATTGCTGGCGCCCGAGAACTCGACCGGGGTGCATTTGAAACTGCTGGCCAAGATATCGAAGATGTTAAAAGAGAAAGAGTTTCGGACCGGCCTGATGCGGGCTTCGTCAGGAGAGGATATCTTTAAGCTCATCAAGAATCGGGATCGGGAATTGTAG
- the raiA gene encoding ribosome-associated translation inhibitor RaiA: MQVNVTFRHVDPSDSIRQYAVDRVNRVNKYIDTSCEANVVLMVEKFRHIADVTILFNGYKINGQEETGDLYSAIDMVMDKIERQVKKYRGKLRNRKSPQKEPSLEYTMNVISAESDDDEGMRIIETQSEFAKPMDVDEAVMQLELVDHDFLVFTNSETQQINVIYRRRDGHYGLIQPEKP; this comes from the coding sequence ATGCAGGTAAATGTCACTTTTAGACATGTGGATCCTTCGGATAGCATTCGGCAATACGCCGTGGATCGTGTCAATCGCGTCAATAAGTACATCGATACCTCTTGTGAGGCCAACGTTGTACTAATGGTTGAGAAGTTCCGACATATTGCAGACGTTACCATACTGTTTAATGGATACAAAATTAACGGGCAGGAAGAAACCGGCGATCTGTATTCGGCGATCGACATGGTTATGGACAAGATCGAACGTCAGGTAAAGAAATACAGAGGTAAACTTCGCAATCGAAAGAGCCCTCAAAAGGAGCCTTCCTTAGAATATACAATGAATGTCATATCTGCTGAGTCCGACGACGATGAAGGCATGCGAATTATTGAAACGCAAAGTGAATTTGCCAAGCCGATGGACGTCGATGAGGCGGTAATGCAGCTGGAACTTGTAGATCATGATTTTTTGGTGTTTACCAATTCCGAGACGCAACAGATCAACGTGATCTACAGGCGTAGAGACGGACACTACGGATTGATACAGCCTGAGAAACCCTAA
- the rpoN gene encoding RNA polymerase factor sigma-54, whose amino-acid sequence MAMELRQSLKLTQQLIMTPQLQQTIKLLQLSRLELIDTIREEMEINPLLDDSTVDMELTGAEVEPAEAATPEMDSAQALDASYPVENVDRETETPDDGRAGDDFNWEVYTSSQAGRVRYESEARETPSFENFLTKEEDLTDHLMWQLRLMDFSEEEVAIGSEIVLNLNEDGYLTSSVEEIASSSGKDPELVERVLERVQEFDPPGVAARNVRECLLIQIRALDLDNHIVTEIVSDHLGLLENKNYALLSRRLGCSIDDILEAVKIIVNLEPRPGRLYHTEPPRYITPDIYIYKEEDGFLITLNEDGLPRLKINNLYKEALSGSQDVGAEAKHYIQEKLRSAMWLIRSIHQRQRTIYKVTESILKFQKEFFEHGISHLKPLILKDVAEDIQMHESTISRVTTNKYAHTPQGTLSLKFFFNSAIGRSDGDSMASESVKAKIRQIVHGEDPTRPYSDKKIVEVLGEESINIARRTVAKYREAMGILPSSKRKDPYFNANRNSRKTSTDDVE is encoded by the coding sequence ATGGCCATGGAACTCAGACAGAGCTTGAAGCTGACGCAGCAACTGATCATGACGCCTCAGCTGCAGCAAACGATCAAGCTCCTACAACTGTCTCGCCTGGAACTCATCGACACGATCCGGGAAGAGATGGAGATCAACCCACTGCTCGATGATTCCACCGTAGACATGGAACTCACCGGGGCCGAGGTCGAACCCGCTGAGGCCGCCACCCCTGAAATGGACTCCGCCCAGGCCCTCGATGCGTCCTATCCGGTCGAGAACGTCGATCGGGAAACCGAAACCCCGGACGACGGACGCGCCGGTGATGATTTCAACTGGGAAGTGTACACCAGCTCGCAGGCCGGCCGGGTCCGCTACGAGTCGGAAGCAAGAGAAACTCCCTCCTTCGAGAATTTCCTGACCAAGGAGGAAGATCTGACGGACCATCTCATGTGGCAACTTCGGCTGATGGATTTTTCCGAAGAGGAGGTCGCCATTGGCAGCGAGATCGTTCTCAATCTCAACGAGGACGGGTACCTGACCTCATCGGTGGAGGAAATAGCGTCCAGTTCGGGGAAGGATCCCGAGTTGGTGGAAAGAGTGCTCGAGCGGGTCCAGGAGTTCGATCCGCCGGGTGTTGCCGCACGGAACGTTCGGGAGTGTCTGCTGATTCAAATCCGGGCGTTGGATCTCGATAACCACATCGTGACGGAGATTGTATCCGACCACCTGGGCCTTCTCGAAAACAAGAACTATGCGCTCTTGAGCAGGAGGCTGGGATGCTCGATCGACGACATCCTGGAAGCGGTGAAGATTATAGTCAATCTGGAGCCCCGACCCGGACGGCTCTATCATACCGAACCGCCCCGTTATATCACGCCGGACATATACATCTACAAGGAGGAGGACGGCTTCCTGATTACGTTGAACGAAGACGGCTTGCCCAGGCTCAAAATCAACAACCTTTACAAAGAAGCCCTCAGCGGATCCCAGGACGTCGGCGCCGAGGCCAAACACTACATCCAGGAAAAACTCCGATCCGCCATGTGGTTGATCAGGAGCATACACCAGAGACAGCGAACCATCTACAAGGTGACCGAAAGCATCTTGAAATTTCAGAAGGAATTTTTTGAGCATGGGATTTCCCATCTCAAGCCGTTGATCTTGAAGGACGTGGCCGAAGACATCCAGATGCACGAATCCACCATCAGCCGAGTCACCACCAACAAGTACGCGCACACTCCACAAGGAACTCTCAGTCTCAAGTTCTTTTTCAACAGCGCCATTGGACGCTCGGACGGAGATTCCATGGCATCGGAAAGCGTCAAAGCCAAAATCCGTCAGATCGTTCACGGTGAAGATCCGACCCGACCTTACAGCGACAAGAAGATTGTGGAAGTGTTAGGAGAGGAAAGCATTAACATCGCCAGACGAACCGTAGCCAAGTATCGGGAAGCTATGGGAATTTTGCCGTCCAGCAAGCGGAAAGACCCCTATTTTAACGCTAACAGGAACTCCAGGAAGACATCGACGGATGACGTAGAGTGA